The proteins below are encoded in one region of Helianthus annuus cultivar XRQ/B chromosome 2, HanXRQr2.0-SUNRISE, whole genome shotgun sequence:
- the LOC110890092 gene encoding arp2/3 complex-activating protein rickA-like, with amino-acid sequence MEMDDDPDPMPPTGTPTHPISISSGSPYEGSPYQGPDSWAKRCNTYQWEFTPSFHNSPPQPPLEEPYLQAVTPPPLPIEEPPQQPPQPPPEPPRRRRNAWIVQIVAGSDEVNSHPVEGNNNDTRINVTGAELQAMIDTTVAQAVDKMFKEPSNVRSKTHTKPLSHSHTSKKDNSRHLSNQKSEPQRKIVVNQAPKYNKGCTYK; translated from the exons ATGGAGATGGACGATGATCCTGATCCAATGCCACCAACCGGGACGCCAACACATCCCATCAGTATCTCCAGCGGTTCTCCTTATGAAGGATCGCCATATCAAGGCCCCGATTCATGGGCCAAAAGGTGTAACACGTACCAATGGGAATTTACCCCTTCTTTTCATAACTCTCCTCCACAACCTCCATTGGAGGAACCGTATCTTCAAGCGGTTACTCCACCGCCTTTGCCCATTGAGGAACCACCTCAacaaccaccacaaccacctcctGAGCCACCAAGGCGAAGGAGAAATGCATGGAT TGTTCAAATCGTGGCTGGCTCCGACGAAGTTAACAGTCATCCGGTAGAAGGAAACAATAATGATACCAGGATAAATGTTACTGGTGCTGAATTACAAGCAATGATTGACACAACAGTTGCTCAAGCTGTGGACAAAATGTTCAAGGAACCGAGTAATGTTCGGTCTAAAACTCATACAAAGCCCCTATCGCATTCGCATACATCGAAAAAGGATAACTCTCGACACTTATCCAATCAAAAGAGTGAACCTCAGAGGAAAATTGTTGTCAATCAGGCTCCTAAGTACAACAAAGGTTGTACTTACAAATAA